The proteins below are encoded in one region of Vibrio sp. ED004:
- a CDS encoding NADH:ubiquinone reductase (Na(+)-transporting) subunit B, translating to MSLKKRLEDVAPRFEAGGKYEKLYPVYEAFATIFYTPGNVNRGITHVRDSIDLKRIMILVWLATFPAMFWGMYNVGHQAVMGLTATYSGAELTSIIDSSWRLSWAFGSAEALVSSGWGSQMFLGALYFVPVYATVFVVGGFWEVLFAVVRKHEVNEGFFVSSVLFALILPPTIPLWQAALGITFGIVVAKELFGGTGRNFLNPALAGRAFLYFAYPANMSGGLVWVAADGYSGATPLSQWYEGGSSSLINNMTGEAITWMDAFIGNIPGSMGEVSSLLIMLTGVILIVMKIASWRIVAGVIVGLVATSSLMNWIGSETNSMFSMPFYWHFVLGGVAFGTFFMATDPVSAAFTNQSKWAYGILIGVMTVGIRVLNPAYPEGIMLAILFANLFAPLFDFVVKEQNIKRRQKRIAR from the coding sequence ATGAGTTTGAAAAAACGATTAGAAGACGTGGCTCCGCGCTTCGAAGCGGGTGGCAAGTACGAAAAGCTCTACCCTGTGTATGAGGCTTTTGCGACCATCTTTTACACGCCCGGGAACGTGAACCGCGGCATAACCCATGTTCGAGACAGTATAGATCTCAAACGCATCATGATTCTGGTGTGGCTAGCAACTTTTCCCGCAATGTTCTGGGGTATGTATAACGTAGGTCATCAAGCCGTGATGGGTTTGACTGCTACCTATTCTGGCGCTGAACTTACCTCCATCATCGACAGCAGTTGGCGCTTATCGTGGGCGTTTGGTAGTGCTGAAGCGTTAGTTTCCAGTGGTTGGGGAAGCCAGATGTTTCTCGGTGCTCTCTACTTTGTTCCTGTTTATGCCACAGTGTTTGTGGTTGGTGGCTTCTGGGAAGTCTTATTTGCAGTTGTGCGAAAGCACGAGGTTAATGAAGGCTTCTTTGTTAGCTCGGTTCTCTTTGCATTAATTCTTCCGCCAACGATTCCGCTATGGCAAGCAGCTCTAGGTATCACCTTCGGTATTGTCGTTGCCAAGGAGTTGTTTGGTGGTACTGGGCGAAACTTCCTTAACCCTGCGCTCGCAGGTCGAGCATTTCTTTACTTCGCTTATCCTGCCAACATGTCGGGTGGCTTAGTATGGGTTGCCGCTGACGGCTATTCAGGAGCGACACCGCTTAGCCAATGGTATGAAGGCGGTAGTTCGTCACTCATCAACAACATGACTGGTGAGGCGATCACTTGGATGGATGCCTTCATTGGTAATATTCCGGGCTCAATGGGCGAAGTGTCTTCACTGCTGATTATGTTGACCGGTGTAATTCTGATTGTGATGAAGATAGCGTCTTGGCGCATTGTAGCGGGTGTGATTGTCGGCCTTGTGGCGACATCGAGCTTGATGAACTGGATTGGTTCAGAGACTAATTCTATGTTTTCGATGCCGTTCTACTGGCACTTCGTGTTGGGTGGTGTGGCCTTTGGTACTTTCTTTATGGCAACCGATCCAGTTTCTGCCGCGTTTACCAATCAGAGTAAGTGGGCTTACGGGATCTTGATTGGTGTGATGACTGTCGGTATCCGAGTTCTCAATCCTGCTTATCCAGAGGGCATCATGCTCGCTATCTTGTTTGCTAACCTGTTTGCTCCGCTGTTCGACTTTGTCGTGAAAGAGCAAAACATCAAGCGAAGACAAAAACGCATAGCTCGATAA
- a CDS encoding DUF6482 family protein: protein MNLLIESFEGGIYLAYQIVGEQKQLIKDDHQHPMKFLSVNQARDHFSDQGVASATLIHNSAYDEMCGEHCGSTQPFEIDLKWS from the coding sequence ATGAATCTACTAATTGAATCATTTGAAGGCGGGATTTACTTGGCTTACCAAATCGTTGGCGAGCAAAAGCAGTTAATTAAGGACGACCACCAGCACCCAATGAAGTTTTTGAGTGTTAATCAAGCACGTGACCACTTTAGTGATCAAGGTGTGGCGTCGGCAACCCTCATTCATAACAGCGCTTATGACGAAATGTGTGGCGAGCACTGCGGCAGTACACAACCGTTCGAGATTGATTTGAAGTGGAGTTAA
- a CDS encoding cytochrome c5 family protein encodes MDMSRRILSVVIAVLTFSTGAMASGLSEAEQDAIAERIKPVGQVYLVGSEPVAAEPTGPRDGAAVYGTFCIACHASGVSGAPKTGDAGDWGPRIAQGRDILADHAINGFNAMPAKGSCMDCSDDEIKDAIEHMIAGL; translated from the coding sequence ATGGATATGTCTCGTCGAATTTTAAGCGTTGTCATCGCAGTTTTAACCTTTTCAACTGGTGCAATGGCTTCAGGCCTAAGCGAAGCAGAGCAAGATGCAATTGCTGAGCGCATCAAACCAGTTGGCCAAGTATACCTAGTCGGCAGCGAGCCAGTAGCCGCAGAACCAACAGGCCCTCGTGATGGCGCAGCAGTTTACGGTACCTTTTGTATCGCTTGTCACGCATCTGGCGTAAGTGGCGCACCTAAAACAGGTGATGCTGGTGATTGGGGTCCTCGTATTGCTCAAGGTCGCGATATCCTAGCTGACCACGCAATCAACGGCTTCAACGCAATGCCAGCGAAAGGTTCATGTATGGACTGTTCAGACGATGAAATCAAAGATGCTATCGAGCACATGATTGCTGGTCTGTAA
- a CDS encoding ABC transporter substrate-binding protein translates to MKTMKSKLAVALMAAGLSFSAAAADITVGYAADPVSLDPHEQLSGGTLQMSHMVFDPLVRFTQEMDFEGRLASSWERVDETTFRFNLRKGVKFHSGNELTADDVVWTFERLQASPDFKSIFTPYEKMVKVDDYTVELVSKAAYPLVLQTATYIFPMDSKFYSGQTAEGKDKSELVKHGNSFASTNVSGTGPFIVTQREQGVKVTFERFNDYWDTETEGNVDKLTLVPIKEDATRVAALLSGDVDMIHPVAPNDHKRVKNAKNIDLVTLPGTRIITFQMNQNSNEALKDVRVRQAIVHAINNEGIVKKIMKGFATAAGQQSPTGYAGHNEDLVPRYDLKKAKELMKEAGYEDGFTLTMMAPNNRYVNDAKVAQASAAMLSKIGIKVDLKTMPKAQYWPEFDLCSADMMMIGWHSDTEDSANFNEFLTMTRNEETGRGQYNCSGYSNPEMDAIVEASNTETDPVKRSEMLKGVEATLYNDAAFVPLHWQSEAWGAKSNVGAADVVNPMVMPYFGDLVVK, encoded by the coding sequence ATGAAAACCATGAAAAGCAAATTAGCAGTAGCTTTAATGGCAGCTGGCCTAAGCTTTAGTGCAGCAGCAGCAGATATTACCGTTGGCTACGCAGCTGACCCAGTATCACTTGACCCGCACGAGCAGCTGTCTGGTGGCACACTGCAAATGTCTCACATGGTGTTTGACCCTCTAGTACGTTTCACTCAAGAGATGGATTTTGAAGGCCGCCTAGCATCTAGCTGGGAGCGTGTTGATGAAACGACTTTCCGCTTCAACCTACGTAAAGGTGTGAAATTCCACTCTGGTAACGAACTGACTGCTGATGATGTTGTGTGGACTTTTGAACGTCTACAAGCTTCTCCAGACTTTAAGTCTATCTTCACGCCATACGAAAAAATGGTAAAAGTGGATGACTACACAGTTGAGCTAGTATCGAAAGCGGCTTACCCACTAGTACTACAAACAGCAACTTACATCTTCCCAATGGACAGCAAGTTCTACTCTGGCCAAACAGCGGAAGGTAAAGACAAGTCTGAGCTAGTTAAGCACGGTAACTCGTTTGCTTCGACTAACGTTTCAGGTACTGGTCCTTTCATCGTAACGCAGCGTGAGCAAGGCGTTAAAGTAACGTTCGAACGTTTCAACGATTACTGGGATACAGAAACTGAAGGCAACGTAGACAAGCTAACACTTGTGCCAATCAAAGAAGACGCGACACGTGTTGCAGCACTTCTTTCTGGTGACGTTGATATGATTCACCCAGTAGCACCAAACGATCACAAGCGTGTTAAAAACGCTAAGAACATCGATCTAGTTACGCTACCTGGTACTCGTATCATCACGTTCCAAATGAACCAAAACAGCAACGAAGCTCTTAAAGATGTTCGCGTTCGTCAGGCGATTGTTCACGCAATCAACAACGAAGGTATCGTTAAGAAGATCATGAAAGGCTTCGCAACAGCAGCTGGTCAGCAAAGCCCAACAGGCTACGCGGGTCACAACGAAGACCTAGTTCCTCGTTACGATCTGAAAAAAGCGAAAGAGCTGATGAAAGAAGCGGGTTACGAAGATGGCTTTACGCTAACTATGATGGCTCCAAACAACCGTTACGTGAACGATGCGAAAGTAGCGCAAGCGTCTGCGGCAATGCTGTCTAAGATTGGTATCAAAGTTGATCTTAAGACTATGCCTAAAGCACAGTACTGGCCTGAGTTTGACCTATGTTCAGCAGACATGATGATGATCGGCTGGCACTCAGATACAGAAGATTCAGCTAACTTCAACGAGTTCCTAACTATGACTCGTAACGAAGAGACTGGTCGTGGTCAATACAACTGTTCTGGTTACTCAAACCCAGAAATGGATGCGATTGTAGAAGCTTCTAACACTGAAACTGACCCAGTTAAGCGTTCTGAAATGCTGAAAGGCGTTGAAGCAACACTTTACAACGACGCAGCATTCGTACCGCTACACTGGCAAAGTGAAGCTTGGGGCGCGAAGTCTAACGTAGGTGCAGCAGACGTAGTAAACCCAATGGTTATGCCTTACTTCGGCGACCTAGTTGTAAAATAA
- a CDS encoding ABC transporter permease, with translation MVTFLVKRLFQALIVMFVISLVAFAIQDNLGDPLRELVGQSVSESERQALRDELGLNDPFITKYTRFVGAALQGDLGTSYFFKRPAVDVILDKLVATLELVFGASLIIVCLSIPLGVYSAIHPKSFFTKLVMAGSSIGISVPVFLTAIMLMYVFSIELGWLPSFGRGETANWFGWESGFLTIDGLAHLVLPSIALASIMLPLFIRLVRSEMLEVLSSEYIKFGKAKGLALNKIYYQHALKNTMLPVLTVGGVQIGTMVAYTILTETVFQWPGTGFLFLEAINRVDTPLITAYVIFVGLIFVVTNTIVDLLYGIINPTVNITGKGA, from the coding sequence ATGGTTACGTTTCTGGTCAAGCGCCTGTTTCAGGCACTGATAGTGATGTTTGTGATCAGTTTGGTGGCGTTTGCCATTCAGGATAACCTGGGCGACCCGTTGCGTGAGTTAGTCGGTCAATCTGTTTCAGAATCGGAGCGTCAAGCGCTGCGTGATGAACTCGGCTTAAATGATCCCTTCATTACAAAATACACTCGCTTTGTGGGCGCTGCTCTACAAGGTGATCTTGGTACTTCATATTTTTTTAAACGCCCAGCTGTGGACGTAATCTTAGATAAACTCGTAGCAACGCTTGAACTTGTGTTTGGCGCTTCTTTGATCATTGTTTGTTTGTCGATTCCACTTGGCGTTTATTCTGCAATACACCCAAAAAGCTTCTTCACTAAACTGGTGATGGCGGGCAGTAGTATCGGCATTTCTGTGCCTGTTTTCTTAACCGCAATCATGTTGATGTATGTATTCTCTATTGAGTTAGGTTGGCTGCCGTCGTTTGGACGCGGTGAGACCGCAAACTGGTTTGGTTGGGAGTCTGGCTTCTTAACGATAGATGGCCTTGCGCACTTAGTGCTGCCGAGTATTGCTCTAGCATCTATCATGCTGCCTCTGTTCATTCGTCTAGTGCGTTCTGAAATGCTAGAGGTTCTTAGCTCTGAATACATCAAGTTTGGTAAAGCGAAAGGCCTAGCGCTGAACAAGATTTACTACCAACACGCTTTGAAGAACACAATGCTACCTGTACTAACGGTAGGTGGCGTTCAAATCGGTACTATGGTGGCTTACACCATTCTTACTGAAACTGTATTCCAGTGGCCGGGTACCGGCTTCCTATTCCTTGAAGCGATTAACCGAGTGGATACTCCACTGATTACCGCATACGTTATCTTCGTAGGTCTTATCTTCGTAGTAACGAACACCATTGTTGACCTGCTTTACGGCATCATTAACCCAACAGTGAACATCACAGGGAAAGGAGCATAA
- a CDS encoding ABC transporter ATP-binding protein, whose amino-acid sequence MSLLEVKNLRIEYPSRHGVHAAVKSLSFNIERGEIVGVVGESGAGKSTVGNAVIDLLSPPGRIASGEVFLDGEKVSGLSPEQMRSVRGSKIGFIFQDPMTSLNPLFTVEQQLKETIHANMKVSDQEAYQRSLDLMNQVGIPQPENRLKQYPHQFSGGMRQRVVIAIALAGEPDLIIADEPTTALDVSIQDQILGLIRELCIKKNVGCMLVTHDMGVVSNVTDRVAVMYRGDLVEFGPTAKVLGTPEHPYTHSLISAVPRSDRKLDRFPLVSYIEEAQEMEPLDVKNHWLGQSQDHRDYTGPLLNVENVNLRFTTKDSFFESRREYVQASNNVSFEVHEGETFGLVGESGSGKSTIARVIAGLYAPNSGKVTFEGVDLTGLKSEKERRPMRRQMQMVFQNPYTSMNPRMKIFDIIAEPIRFHKLTRNENETRQIVNDLLEHVGLGKMAGVKYPHEFSGGQRQRISIARALATRPRLLICDEPTSALDVSVQAQILNLLKDLQDELNLTMLFISHDLPVIRQMCDRVGVMQMGELLEVAPTEQLFQSPQHEYSKHLISLMPEFTGLREEKAVAQAAV is encoded by the coding sequence ATGTCACTTTTAGAAGTAAAAAATCTTCGTATCGAATACCCATCTCGTCATGGAGTTCACGCCGCAGTTAAATCGCTTTCGTTCAATATTGAACGTGGTGAGATCGTTGGTGTTGTAGGCGAGTCTGGTGCAGGTAAATCAACAGTAGGTAATGCTGTGATCGATTTGCTGAGCCCTCCCGGCCGCATTGCTAGCGGCGAGGTATTTCTGGATGGCGAAAAAGTCTCTGGCTTATCCCCTGAACAGATGCGTTCTGTTCGCGGCTCAAAGATTGGTTTTATCTTCCAAGATCCAATGACGTCTCTTAACCCTCTATTCACAGTAGAACAGCAGTTAAAAGAGACGATTCATGCCAACATGAAGGTTTCGGATCAAGAAGCCTACCAGCGTTCATTAGATTTGATGAACCAAGTGGGTATCCCACAACCGGAAAACCGTTTAAAGCAGTACCCACACCAATTCTCTGGCGGTATGCGTCAGCGTGTAGTTATCGCGATCGCATTGGCAGGTGAACCTGACCTTATCATCGCAGATGAACCGACAACGGCACTCGATGTGTCTATTCAAGACCAAATCTTAGGTTTGATTCGCGAGCTATGTATTAAGAAAAACGTAGGTTGCATGTTGGTAACGCACGACATGGGTGTGGTATCTAACGTTACCGACCGCGTAGCCGTTATGTATCGTGGTGACTTAGTTGAGTTTGGCCCAACAGCGAAAGTTTTGGGTACTCCTGAACACCCATACACACATAGTCTTATCTCTGCGGTTCCTCGTTCAGACCGCAAACTCGATCGTTTCCCTCTTGTTAGCTACATCGAAGAAGCACAAGAGATGGAACCTCTGGATGTGAAAAACCACTGGTTAGGTCAAAGCCAAGATCACCGTGATTACACAGGTCCACTGTTGAACGTTGAGAACGTAAACCTGCGCTTCACCACTAAAGATTCATTCTTTGAGAGCCGTCGTGAGTACGTTCAGGCGTCAAACAACGTGAGCTTTGAAGTTCATGAAGGCGAAACGTTTGGTCTAGTAGGTGAATCAGGTTCAGGTAAATCAACGATTGCACGTGTGATTGCTGGCTTGTACGCACCAAACTCAGGCAAGGTAACGTTTGAAGGCGTTGACCTTACTGGTCTTAAATCTGAAAAAGAACGTCGCCCTATGCGTCGTCAAATGCAGATGGTTTTCCAAAATCCTTACACATCAATGAACCCTCGAATGAAGATATTCGACATCATTGCTGAACCTATCCGATTCCATAAGCTTACTCGCAACGAGAACGAAACTCGTCAGATCGTGAATGACCTGCTAGAGCACGTTGGTTTAGGCAAGATGGCAGGGGTGAAGTACCCGCACGAATTCTCAGGTGGTCAACGTCAGCGTATTTCTATCGCTCGCGCTTTGGCAACTCGTCCGCGTCTTTTGATTTGTGATGAACCAACATCGGCACTGGATGTGTCGGTACAGGCTCAGATCCTTAACCTACTAAAAGACTTACAAGACGAGCTAAACCTAACCATGCTGTTCATCAGTCACGATCTACCGGTTATTCGCCAAATGTGTGACCGTGTTGGTGTGATGCAAATGGGAGAACTATTGGAAGTAGCGCCAACAGAGCAGCTGTTCCAATCGCCTCAGCATGAATACAGCAAACATCTGATTTCTTTAATGCCTGAATTTACAGGTTTAAGAGAAGAAAAAGCAGTGGCACAAGCCGCGGTATAA
- a CDS encoding ABC transporter permease gives MEQTTTAPSRWERFKQSDILYYFLRDKVAMVSFAIFAAFLVMALAAPILAPTDPYDVTSIDIMDSELPPSWMEDGEERFLLGTDEQGRDILSTMLYGSRLSLTIGFLAVGLQLTLGIIIGLSAGYFGGRIDSFLMRFADVQLSFSTMMVAIIVSAIFKASFGSDFYAQYAVVMLVVIIGIAEWPQYARTIRASVLAEKKKEYVEAARVMGFRAPRIMFRHILPNCLSPILVISTVQVANAIMSEAALSFLGLGLPVDQPSLGALISTGFNYIFSGAWWITAFPGVLLVTLVLVINLLGDWLRDVFNPKIYKG, from the coding sequence ATGGAACAAACAACAACAGCTCCATCTCGTTGGGAGCGATTCAAGCAGTCAGACATTCTGTACTACTTCTTACGCGACAAAGTGGCAATGGTCAGCTTTGCTATCTTTGCTGCATTCTTAGTGATGGCTCTCGCGGCACCGATTTTAGCGCCAACAGACCCGTACGACGTGACGTCTATCGACATCATGGATTCAGAGCTGCCACCATCTTGGATGGAAGACGGCGAAGAGCGTTTCTTACTGGGTACTGATGAGCAAGGTCGTGACATCCTATCGACGATGCTTTACGGCTCTCGTCTTTCATTGACGATTGGTTTCTTAGCGGTTGGCCTTCAGCTGACTCTAGGTATCATCATTGGTCTGTCTGCGGGTTACTTCGGTGGCCGTATCGATAGCTTCTTGATGCGTTTTGCCGATGTTCAGCTTTCGTTCTCAACCATGATGGTAGCGATTATTGTCTCGGCTATCTTTAAGGCAAGTTTCGGCAGTGACTTCTACGCGCAATATGCCGTTGTTATGCTGGTGGTGATCATCGGTATTGCCGAATGGCCTCAGTATGCGCGTACAATTCGTGCATCGGTATTGGCAGAGAAGAAGAAAGAGTATGTAGAAGCGGCTCGTGTGATGGGCTTCAGAGCGCCTCGCATCATGTTCCGTCATATTCTGCCTAACTGTTTATCACCGATTTTGGTTATCTCTACGGTACAGGTGGCAAATGCCATCATGTCAGAGGCGGCACTTTCTTTCCTTGGCTTAGGTCTTCCGGTAGACCAACCATCACTAGGTGCCCTGATCAGTACTGGTTTTAACTACATTTTCTCTGGAGCATGGTGGATCACAGCATTCCCAGGTGTGCTTTTGGTAACATTAGTTCTAGTTATTAACCTACTAGGCGACTGGTTACGTGACGTGTTTAACCCTAAAATTTATAAAGGGTGA
- a CDS encoding helix-turn-helix transcriptional regulator, whose amino-acid sequence MSIDNPIPMRLKEVRKKAKISQKELGVRIGIDESSASARMNQYEKGKHTPDISTLKKMANELGVPLNYFFCEDESSAELACLIAKMNEEERNKLTAQIKAANLKTPKEN is encoded by the coding sequence ATGTCGATCGACAACCCTATTCCAATGCGGCTCAAAGAGGTACGCAAAAAAGCAAAGATCTCCCAAAAAGAATTGGGAGTGCGTATTGGTATCGATGAAAGTTCGGCTAGTGCGCGAATGAATCAGTACGAGAAAGGAAAGCATACGCCAGATATCAGTACATTGAAGAAAATGGCTAACGAGCTGGGTGTGCCTTTAAATTACTTTTTTTGTGAGGATGAAAGTTCAGCTGAACTGGCTTGCTTGATTGCGAAGATGAATGAAGAAGAAAGAAACAAGCTAACAGCACAGATAAAAGCAGCTAACCTTAAAACCCCAAAAGAGAATTAG
- a CDS encoding DEAD/DEAH box helicase family protein: protein MLRQWQVECSEKALQKFRENQQHFFCQATPGAGKTVLAATVASRLLNEGLVDLVLCFSPSLTVSDGIKRTFSQILNCTFNGGLGSIGQSLTYQSIQFLNDDFWKALRNHRVFVVFDEIHHCSGSELENANVWGQQVLTKIQGLATYTFAMSGTPWRSDSLPIVMSEYSDPEGQILVDYQYTLQQAIVDKVCRSPKLVLVDNEHLSVTSDEKVESFSSILEMLKQTKTSYQSVIHNQEAMEYLLGLGCKKLTEIRTQSPGAGGLVVASSVQHAKSIQKILAQKYDQTVSIVTYRHEEPLTEIERYRQSDVQWIVSVGMISEGTDIPRLQVCCHMSSVKTELYFRQVLGRILRVNSGINQQAWLYTFAEQNLIEFSERIEQDIPDSCMFAKIERLIEFESESQRTCLTGHGLLEEREEVNSKLVWSSAISTELNSTGSLSTLDELRLGAFKQRVISAFLAAS from the coding sequence GTGTTAAGACAGTGGCAGGTAGAATGTTCTGAGAAAGCGTTACAGAAATTTAGGGAAAATCAACAGCACTTCTTCTGCCAAGCAACTCCTGGCGCTGGTAAAACTGTGCTCGCTGCAACAGTTGCATCAAGGTTGCTTAACGAAGGTCTGGTTGATCTTGTATTGTGCTTTTCTCCATCTTTAACGGTTTCTGATGGAATTAAAAGAACCTTTTCTCAGATTCTGAATTGCACTTTTAATGGTGGATTAGGCTCTATTGGGCAGTCGTTAACATATCAATCTATTCAATTCCTTAATGATGATTTTTGGAAGGCGTTACGTAACCATCGAGTATTTGTTGTATTTGATGAGATCCACCATTGCTCTGGGTCTGAACTTGAAAATGCGAACGTTTGGGGCCAGCAAGTACTTACTAAGATTCAAGGGCTCGCGACCTACACATTTGCTATGTCAGGTACTCCATGGCGTTCAGACTCTCTACCAATAGTAATGTCTGAATATAGTGACCCTGAAGGTCAAATCCTCGTTGATTATCAATACACCTTACAGCAAGCAATTGTCGATAAGGTTTGCCGATCTCCAAAGTTGGTGTTGGTTGATAACGAACATCTTTCAGTGACCAGTGATGAGAAAGTTGAATCGTTTTCTTCAATCTTAGAAATGCTTAAGCAAACAAAAACTTCATATCAAAGTGTCATACATAACCAAGAAGCTATGGAATACCTACTTGGGCTCGGTTGTAAAAAGCTCACAGAAATCCGCACCCAATCGCCAGGCGCAGGAGGTTTAGTTGTTGCTTCATCCGTTCAGCATGCAAAATCAATTCAGAAGATACTCGCTCAAAAGTACGATCAAACAGTCTCAATAGTTACTTACCGTCATGAAGAACCTTTAACTGAAATAGAACGTTATCGTCAAAGTGATGTTCAATGGATTGTCAGTGTAGGGATGATCAGTGAAGGTACAGATATTCCTAGACTTCAAGTTTGTTGTCATATGAGCTCTGTCAAAACTGAGCTCTATTTTAGACAAGTGCTTGGACGCATCCTTAGGGTAAATAGCGGCATAAACCAACAAGCGTGGCTATACACTTTTGCAGAGCAAAACCTTATAGAGTTTTCAGAGCGTATTGAGCAAGATATTCCTGACTCTTGTATGTTTGCGAAAATAGAGAGGTTGATAGAGTTTGAGTCAGAATCTCAACGTACTTGCCTAACTGGTCATGGTCTCTTAGAAGAACGAGAAGAAGTGAACTCAAAGTTGGTTTGGAGTAGCGCTATCAGCACCGAACTTAACTCAACCGGATCTCTTAGTACGCTCGATGAACTTCGATTGGGAGCTTTTAAGCAGCGCGTCATCTCAGCCTTTCTAGCCGCTTCGTAG
- a CDS encoding SPOR domain-containing protein, translating to MKLTMNAVCRAVMRNYRMGLIAASLLVSSQVSAESVLCDATQASTNQLPQLEQSCPIGKGVWGSKAPKRHSDNELFWVQCGLLNKPLSLSRAKPLYEKISTNVWMKPEGGDYRCLIGPYSTFSDARKDLAQVRKVPGYGEAFIRMVDKSKTSSQPIVAKAAAPKAVESKAVKPKAPAKPKPVAKPAPKPVVAAQAATSAAAIQAFPSSGTSSDNDLDIEIRVTANVAGSQYAIPYLLEHQQQFYMEQGKPWSRLDYASAELVCKQVNMKLMTEKQWQSILGSKVMEKQNWPMHLPYWGAGKKGLFTNGNVNQLKGSSLLNVMCVK from the coding sequence ATGAAATTGACAATGAATGCTGTATGTCGTGCTGTGATGAGAAATTATCGTATGGGGCTTATCGCTGCATCCCTTTTGGTATCGAGCCAAGTTAGTGCAGAATCGGTTCTATGTGATGCAACTCAGGCAAGCACCAATCAATTACCACAGCTAGAGCAGTCATGTCCGATTGGTAAAGGTGTTTGGGGCAGTAAGGCACCTAAACGTCATTCAGACAACGAACTGTTCTGGGTTCAATGTGGCCTGCTGAACAAGCCTTTGTCACTGAGCCGTGCAAAACCTCTATATGAAAAGATCTCGACTAATGTTTGGATGAAGCCTGAAGGTGGTGACTACCGTTGCTTAATCGGCCCTTACTCTACCTTCTCTGATGCGAGAAAAGACTTAGCTCAAGTACGTAAGGTACCTGGTTATGGTGAAGCTTTTATTCGTATGGTTGATAAGTCGAAAACTTCATCACAACCTATCGTTGCAAAAGCAGCAGCACCTAAAGCCGTCGAATCCAAAGCGGTTAAGCCTAAAGCTCCGGCAAAGCCAAAACCAGTCGCTAAGCCAGCACCGAAACCTGTTGTTGCAGCTCAAGCGGCAACCAGCGCTGCTGCAATTCAAGCCTTCCCAAGTAGTGGCACAAGTTCAGACAACGATCTTGATATCGAAATTCGTGTGACGGCCAATGTTGCAGGCTCTCAATATGCGATCCCTTACCTTCTTGAACACCAACAACAGTTTTATATGGAACAAGGCAAGCCTTGGAGTCGCCTAGATTACGCTAGCGCTGAGTTAGTGTGTAAGCAGGTCAACATGAAGCTGATGACTGAAAAGCAGTGGCAGAGCATCTTAGGTTCGAAGGTAATGGAGAAACAGAATTGGCCAATGCACCTACCTTATTGGGGCGCAGGTAAGAAAGGTCTGTTTACCAACGGTAACGTAAACCAATTGAAAGGGTCTTCACTGCTTAACGTGATGTGTGTGAAGTAA